The following are from one region of the Myotis daubentonii chromosome 2, mMyoDau2.1, whole genome shotgun sequence genome:
- the GGACT gene encoding gamma-glutamylaminecyclotransferase isoform X2 — protein MADVFVYGTLKRGQPNHKVLLDATNGSATFRSRGRTVEPYPLVIAGERNIPRLLNLPGRGYRGFGEIYAVDEQMLRVLDEFEECPDLYQRVRVSVEVLEGEGASKEPPAAERCLQCFVYIATIYPPEWAQLPYLENYDSQGAHGLPHHPRKTDKSPRKAP, from the coding sequence ATGGCCGACGTGTTCGTGTACGGGACCCTGAAGCGAGGCCAGCCCAACCACAAGGTCCTGCTGGACGCCACCAACGGCAGCGCCACCTTCCGAAGCCGGGGCCGCACGGTGGAGCCGTACCCCTTGGTGATCGCCGGGGAGCGTAACATTCCGCGGCTGCTGAACCTGCCGGGGCGCGGCTACCGCGGGTTCGGGGAGATCTACGCTGTGGACGAGCAGATGCTGCGCGTCCTCGATGAGTTCGAAGAATGCCCCGACCTGTACCAGCGCGTGCGGGTGAGCGTCGAGGTGCTGGAGGGGGAGGGCGCCTCCAAGGAGCCCCCCGCCGCCGAAAGGTGCCTGCAGTGCTTCGTGTACATCGCGACCATCTACCCGCCCGAGTGGGCCCAGCTCCCGTACCTCGAAAATTACGACTCGCAGGGGGCGCACGGGCTCCCCCATCATCCACGGAAAACAGATAAAAGCCCAAGGAAGGCTCCCTAG
- the GGACT gene encoding gamma-glutamylaminecyclotransferase isoform X1 → MLQGCWVMLAGLGCKVSAATRILSYSPSQACAMADVFVYGTLKRGQPNHKVLLDATNGSATFRSRGRTVEPYPLVIAGERNIPRLLNLPGRGYRGFGEIYAVDEQMLRVLDEFEECPDLYQRVRVSVEVLEGEGASKEPPAAERCLQCFVYIATIYPPEWAQLPYLENYDSQGAHGLPHHPRKTDKSPRKAP, encoded by the exons ATGTTACAGGGCTGCTGGGTCATGCTGGCAGGACTGGGATGTAAAGTCAGTGCTGCCACCCGAATTCTCTCTTATAGCCCATCACAG GCCTGCGCGATGGCCGACGTGTTCGTGTACGGGACCCTGAAGCGAGGCCAGCCCAACCACAAGGTCCTGCTGGACGCCACCAACGGCAGCGCCACCTTCCGAAGCCGGGGCCGCACGGTGGAGCCGTACCCCTTGGTGATCGCCGGGGAGCGTAACATTCCGCGGCTGCTGAACCTGCCGGGGCGCGGCTACCGCGGGTTCGGGGAGATCTACGCTGTGGACGAGCAGATGCTGCGCGTCCTCGATGAGTTCGAAGAATGCCCCGACCTGTACCAGCGCGTGCGGGTGAGCGTCGAGGTGCTGGAGGGGGAGGGCGCCTCCAAGGAGCCCCCCGCCGCCGAAAGGTGCCTGCAGTGCTTCGTGTACATCGCGACCATCTACCCGCCCGAGTGGGCCCAGCTCCCGTACCTCGAAAATTACGACTCGCAGGGGGCGCACGGGCTCCCCCATCATCCACGGAAAACAGATAAAAGCCCAAGGAAGGCTCCCTAG